A stretch of Bifidobacterium sp. ESL0704 DNA encodes these proteins:
- a CDS encoding flavodoxin: protein MADKVLVTYCSVSGNTRAVAQKLAKVAKADIEEIRPSMPYIASDLNADDDKSRASVEHAVDARPKMAASIDVSGYDVVFVGYPIWYGVAPQIVRTFLESQDFSGKTVVTFATSGGSLDGANGEHLHGCAPKATWKTGRRFTADVSEETLSGWVKELGI from the coding sequence ATGGCCGACAAAGTATTGGTAACGTATTGTTCTGTTTCGGGAAACACGCGCGCTGTGGCGCAGAAGTTGGCGAAGGTCGCCAAGGCCGATATTGAGGAGATCCGGCCGTCGATGCCCTATATCGCCTCCGACCTCAACGCGGATGACGACAAAAGCCGGGCGAGCGTCGAGCATGCCGTCGATGCCCGCCCCAAGATGGCTGCTTCCATCGATGTCAGCGGCTATGACGTGGTGTTCGTCGGTTATCCGATCTGGTATGGTGTCGCGCCGCAGATTGTGCGCACGTTCCTGGAAAGCCAGGATTTCTCGGGCAAGACCGTCGTCACGTTCGCCACTTCCGGCGGGAGTCTTGACGGTGCAAACGGAGAGCATCTGCATGGTTGCGCGCCCAAGGCGACGTGGAAGACCGGTCGTCGCTTCACTGCGGATGTAAGCGAGGAGACGTTGTCCGGGTGGGTCAAGGAACTTGGCATATAA
- a CDS encoding GNAT family N-acetyltransferase, whose amino-acid sequence MASSTNSVDSGSRVSSLIRRCGVDDAGMLHRLSVETYVDTFDGTSSDADMRKFLEESYAEPILRDELANPDSMFFVMVVPSCAQVGTKARVGPGTRNTDDSVVLTDFVDACKGDDSEVSGSGKADDGGARTGIPAGYMKLNFGLAQIEDMGPGAMEIQRLYIQKAFKGHGFGTRLMNLALKTARERDLHKVWLGVWEHNEPAKRFYSGKGFVRVGQHAFWQGDDKQTDYLMAREV is encoded by the coding sequence ATGGCAAGTTCGACGAATTCAGTGGATTCAGGTTCGCGGGTTTCGAGCCTTATCAGGCGGTGCGGCGTCGACGATGCCGGGATGCTGCACCGGCTGAGCGTTGAAACGTACGTCGATACCTTCGACGGGACGAGTTCGGACGCCGATATGCGAAAATTCCTCGAAGAGTCATACGCCGAGCCGATCCTGCGTGATGAATTGGCCAATCCCGATTCGATGTTTTTCGTCATGGTGGTGCCTTCTTGCGCACAAGTCGGGACGAAAGCGCGGGTTGGGCCGGGTACGCGCAATACGGACGATTCCGTTGTTCTCACTGATTTCGTCGATGCCTGCAAGGGCGATGATTCCGAGGTTTCCGGTTCCGGCAAAGCCGACGATGGCGGTGCTCGGACCGGAATTCCCGCAGGCTATATGAAGCTCAATTTCGGCTTGGCACAGATCGAGGATATGGGGCCTGGCGCGATGGAAATCCAGCGTCTTTACATTCAGAAGGCGTTCAAAGGGCATGGGTTTGGCACCCGGCTGATGAATCTGGCGTTGAAAACGGCCCGCGAACGCGACCTGCACAAGGTGTGGCTTGGCGTGTGGGAGCACAACGAGCCCGCGAAACGCTTCTACTCCGGCAAAGGTTTCGTGCGTGTCGGCCAGCATGCGTTCTGGCAGGGAGATGACAAGCAGACCGACTATCTGATGGCGCGTGAGGTGTGA
- a CDS encoding acyltransferase family protein, with protein sequence MSEQSISLASGTLNASEAGADNPGDSSQGRGRVLGKRHSRIFAVELLRLLAIVGIAVFHTFLLVFEQIAVNGPHALSSAVQAGTAPSFVAIVSSTPLAVWLVAMLMFLGAWGNHIFFMISAFFLVPRMAERSRHRGFVRDEWKPSVLRIAKVLAAVVFYVAVLAVIDRWVVPIQMVGGVREVIFSLEFVWLYALFILLAPFIGWCIERCRKKWCGALWVVALVVIYGLNVYVAISGRNFFDSLSVLDWRKQMSAVTYFASYLCAGALGCAWRRWYARGSSKLGAAPRWLTRRFWAIALVGLIVVASGIVALAAFGGHYGLLMVLSFKSTSVISFLLAVCSLMCAACPGAQAERSGSLDAQRGAKSSLESDAEPDHTPRDEKTEKRFWASMKAFARRAVTALASGILGFYVVQALTYYSWIGVQSRFADPVAARVASAFAVGGTQACVGWLADWFLVEVVFSLVFVLLVCLVDRFVRQPLLRLIKLA encoded by the coding sequence ATGTCCGAACAGTCCATAAGCCTCGCCTCCGGTACGTTGAACGCGTCGGAGGCGGGAGCCGATAATCCTGGCGATTCCTCTCAGGGTCGGGGGCGTGTTCTCGGCAAGCGTCATTCGCGTATTTTCGCCGTCGAATTGTTGCGGTTGCTGGCGATTGTCGGCATAGCGGTATTCCATACGTTCCTGCTCGTCTTCGAGCAGATCGCCGTCAACGGCCCGCACGCGCTGTCGTCGGCTGTGCAAGCCGGCACGGCTCCATCGTTCGTCGCCATTGTCTCTTCGACTCCGCTGGCGGTGTGGCTGGTTGCCATGCTCATGTTCCTGGGGGCGTGGGGCAATCACATCTTTTTCATGATTTCGGCGTTCTTTCTGGTCCCGCGCATGGCCGAGCGTTCGCGGCACCGGGGATTCGTGCGCGATGAGTGGAAACCGTCTGTGCTTCGTATCGCGAAAGTGCTTGCCGCGGTCGTGTTCTATGTAGCGGTGCTGGCCGTGATCGACCGCTGGGTGGTGCCGATTCAGATGGTCGGTGGTGTGCGTGAAGTGATATTCAGCCTTGAATTCGTGTGGCTTTATGCCCTATTTATATTGCTCGCACCGTTCATCGGCTGGTGCATCGAACGGTGCCGCAAGAAATGGTGCGGGGCATTGTGGGTGGTTGCGCTCGTTGTGATCTATGGGCTCAACGTCTATGTCGCAATCAGCGGTCGCAACTTCTTCGATTCCCTGAGCGTTCTGGACTGGCGCAAGCAGATGAGTGCCGTCACCTATTTCGCCTCCTATCTTTGTGCCGGGGCTTTGGGTTGTGCTTGGCGGCGTTGGTACGCGAGAGGTTCTTCGAAGCTCGGTGCCGCGCCTCGTTGGCTGACCCGCCGCTTCTGGGCGATTGCCTTGGTCGGGCTGATCGTTGTCGCGAGCGGCATCGTCGCCTTGGCGGCGTTCGGGGGTCATTACGGGCTGCTGATGGTGCTTTCGTTCAAATCGACTTCCGTCATCTCGTTCCTGCTCGCGGTGTGCTCGCTGATGTGTGCCGCGTGCCCGGGCGCGCAAGCCGAACGATCCGGCTCGTTAGATGCGCAACGTGGTGCGAAATCGTCATTGGAAAGCGATGCTGAGCCTGATCATACGCCGCGCGACGAGAAAACGGAGAAGCGGTTCTGGGCAAGCATGAAAGCCTTCGCTCGTCGCGCTGTTACGGCGCTTGCTTCTGGGATTCTGGGCTTCTATGTCGTGCAGGCGCTCACGTATTATTCCTGGATCGGCGTGCAGAGCCGTTTCGCCGATCCCGTTGCGGCCCGTGTTGCCAGTGCCTTCGCGGTTGGAGGGACGCAGGCCTGCGTGGGTTGGCTTGCCGATTGGTTCCTGGTCGAGGTCGTTTTTTCGCTGGTGTTTGTGCTTCTGGTCTGTCTTGTCGACCGTTTCGTCCGTCAACCGCTGTTGCGTTTGATCAAGTTGGCATAG
- a CDS encoding non-canonical purine NTP pyrophosphatase — MKIVVATHNEGKLPEIRNIIEAELGQAAQHIELVSAGSMNLPDPVETGVTFEENALLKARDVARRTGLPALADDSGLIVDVLGAAPGILSARWSGVHGDDEANIDLLLAQIADIPDNKRGARFCCDAALVVPQDCREQRDDGSVPQAQEVARLGEMKGTIIRQRRGDNGFGYDPIFVPDNQPGRRNANGEKLTSAEMTAEEKNAISHRHKAFVALAPEIKELIG, encoded by the coding sequence ATGAAAATCGTCGTCGCCACGCATAATGAAGGCAAGCTACCGGAGATTCGCAATATCATCGAAGCTGAGTTGGGCCAGGCCGCGCAACATATCGAGCTGGTGTCCGCTGGTTCGATGAATCTGCCGGACCCCGTTGAAACGGGTGTGACCTTTGAAGAGAATGCGCTGCTCAAGGCGAGGGACGTGGCCAGGCGGACCGGATTGCCGGCGCTCGCCGATGACAGCGGGCTGATCGTCGATGTGCTTGGCGCGGCCCCAGGCATTCTTTCGGCGCGCTGGTCGGGCGTGCACGGCGATGACGAGGCCAACATCGATCTGTTGCTCGCGCAGATCGCCGACATTCCAGACAACAAGCGCGGTGCCAGATTCTGTTGTGATGCGGCGCTGGTGGTGCCGCAGGACTGCCGTGAACAGCGCGATGACGGTTCGGTGCCGCAGGCGCAGGAAGTGGCCAGGCTCGGCGAAATGAAGGGGACGATCATCCGTCAGCGCCGTGGCGACAACGGTTTCGGCTACGATCCGATTTTTGTGCCGGACAATCAGCCCGGCCGCCGCAACGCCAACGGCGAAAAACTGACCAGTGCCGAGATGACCGCCGAAGAGAAGAACGCGATTTCCCATCGCCACAAGGCTTTCGTCGCCTTGGCCCCTGAAATCAAGGAACTCATCGGCTGA
- a CDS encoding DHA2 family efflux MFS transporter permease subunit, which yields MQSAKQKDARQKAAVSQSVSGQGSGVSVSSITSRQRGLMMAVLLLGSFTALMAETFLNNALPTIMGAFSVSQATAQWLTTAYLLVVGLMIPMSAWVFESFNLRTTFVTLMSVFFVGSLVCIFAPNFWVLLAGRIIEAIAAGGLMPFIQNVILMMFPPQKRGMAMGITGLVIGFGPAVGPTISGLILKVSGFKTLFIILALASAVTAILAVPLVRNITSPRPCTTDVISFAESIFGFGLILYALSEVGNTGRITLLLAVLFVVGVVIMALFCIRQFKLSKPLLDLHVFGNARFNLCTLLSTIANIAMVGIELVLPLYLQTTRGESALVSGLVMMPGALVMVVCNPISGTLYDKLGIKKLSLFGFLMLLLGSVPMLWFSAKTSLWLIGLCYALRMVGISFTMMTTFTAGINLSAARLTAHANAASSTVRQVGGSLGTALAMLVISLAATSQASTGKAAAQAIGYNWGFILMVVFAVIGLVASFFLPNADTEHKAIATESE from the coding sequence ATGCAATCTGCAAAGCAGAAAGATGCGCGGCAAAAAGCTGCGGTTTCGCAATCCGTATCCGGGCAGGGAAGCGGGGTATCGGTTTCGTCGATTACTTCGCGTCAGCGCGGGCTGATGATGGCGGTGCTGCTGCTCGGTTCGTTCACGGCGCTGATGGCCGAGACGTTCCTGAACAACGCGCTGCCGACGATCATGGGGGCGTTTTCGGTCAGTCAGGCTACGGCACAATGGCTGACAACCGCCTACCTGCTGGTGGTCGGGCTGATGATTCCGATGTCGGCGTGGGTGTTCGAGTCCTTCAATCTGCGCACCACGTTCGTGACCTTGATGTCCGTTTTCTTTGTCGGTTCGCTCGTCTGTATTTTCGCGCCGAATTTCTGGGTGCTGCTCGCGGGCCGCATCATCGAGGCGATTGCCGCTGGCGGACTCATGCCGTTCATCCAGAACGTCATCCTCATGATGTTTCCGCCGCAAAAGCGCGGCATGGCCATGGGCATTACCGGCTTGGTCATCGGTTTCGGACCCGCGGTCGGCCCCACCATTTCTGGCCTGATCCTCAAGGTCTCGGGTTTCAAAACGCTGTTCATCATCCTCGCGCTCGCCAGCGCCGTCACCGCGATTCTCGCCGTCCCGCTGGTACGTAACATCACCTCGCCGCGTCCCTGCACCACTGATGTCATCTCCTTCGCCGAGTCCATCTTCGGCTTCGGCCTCATCCTTTATGCGCTGTCCGAGGTCGGCAACACCGGGCGCATCACGTTGCTGCTTGCGGTGCTGTTCGTCGTCGGCGTGGTCATTATGGCGCTGTTCTGCATCCGCCAGTTCAAGCTTTCCAAGCCGTTGCTTGACCTTCACGTTTTCGGCAACGCCCGCTTCAACCTGTGCACGCTGTTAAGCACCATCGCGAACATCGCCATGGTCGGCATCGAACTGGTGCTGCCGCTCTACCTGCAGACCACACGCGGCGAATCGGCGTTGGTCAGCGGCTTGGTGATGATGCCCGGCGCCTTGGTGATGGTGGTCTGCAACCCGATTTCCGGCACACTGTACGACAAGCTCGGCATCAAGAAGCTCTCGCTCTTCGGCTTCCTGATGCTCTTACTTGGTTCGGTGCCGATGCTCTGGTTCAGCGCGAAAACCAGCCTGTGGCTCATCGGCCTATGCTACGCGCTGCGCATGGTCGGCATATCCTTCACGATGATGACCACGTTCACCGCCGGTATCAACTTGAGTGCCGCCCGCCTTACCGCCCATGCCAACGCCGCTTCGTCCACAGTTCGTCAGGTCGGCGGCTCGTTGGGTACGGCGCTTGCGATGCTGGTCATCTCGCTTGCCGCCACCTCCCAGGCCTCTACCGGTAAGGCCGCCGCGCAAGCCATCGGCTACAACTGGGGCTTCATCCTCATGGTCGTTTTCGCCGTTATCGGTCTCGTCGCCTCGTTCTTCCTGCCAAACGCCGACACCGAGCATAAGGCCATCGCCACCGAGAGCGAGTAA
- the rph gene encoding ribonuclease PH, with protein sequence MAEIKDLLDKSTVVRPDGRAVDELRPVKITRHFTDAPEGSVLIECGNTRVMCTATFTPGVPRWRKDSGLGWVTAEYAMLPRATSERTPRESVKGKVGGRTQEISRLVGRCLRGVIDMKALGENQVQLDCDVLQADGGTRTASVTGAYVALVDALHWAEQHKRIRSAQKAIKDQISAVSVGIINGTPMLDLPYIEDSQAMTDMNVAMTGSGKFIEIQGTAEHRPFTRDELNVLLELAEKGNKELQRAQNEALAKD encoded by the coding sequence ATGGCTGAAATCAAAGATTTACTGGATAAAAGTACTGTGGTGCGCCCCGATGGACGTGCCGTCGACGAGCTGAGGCCCGTCAAAATCACGCGTCATTTCACCGATGCCCCGGAAGGTTCCGTGCTCATCGAATGTGGCAACACCCGTGTGATGTGCACCGCGACGTTCACACCGGGGGTTCCGCGTTGGCGCAAGGATTCCGGGCTTGGTTGGGTTACTGCGGAGTATGCGATGCTGCCGCGCGCCACTTCCGAACGCACACCGCGAGAATCGGTCAAGGGCAAAGTCGGCGGACGTACACAGGAAATCAGCCGTTTGGTCGGTCGCTGCCTGCGCGGTGTCATCGATATGAAGGCGCTGGGCGAGAACCAGGTGCAGCTGGATTGCGATGTGCTGCAGGCCGACGGAGGCACCCGCACGGCTTCGGTGACCGGTGCTTATGTCGCGCTGGTCGATGCGTTGCACTGGGCCGAACAGCACAAGCGCATCCGTTCGGCGCAGAAGGCGATCAAGGACCAGATTTCCGCCGTTTCGGTGGGCATCATCAACGGCACTCCGATGCTTGATTTGCCGTATATCGAGGATAGCCAGGCCATGACCGACATGAACGTTGCCATGACCGGTTCCGGCAAGTTCATCGAGATCCAGGGCACCGCAGAGCATCGCCCCTTTACCCGTGACGAGCTCAATGTGCTGCTTGAGCTGGCCGAAAAGGGCAACAAGGAGCTCCAGCGCGCGCAGAACGAGGCGCTCGCCAAGGACTAG
- a CDS encoding MarR family transcriptional regulator: protein MDETKFNTAGADSLGPLIKVANTLIEKELNNRVASMFEGYSLTGPQITLMVYLHDAHGHAVTQREIADRFVLSHPTIRGIVKRLESAGLIKTSQLESDRRQILLELSDAGQRLMDRRADDIHAVMGQINARITDGLKGSEQKMLVSTLKRIIANFSAGAAQ, encoded by the coding sequence ATGGACGAGACGAAGTTCAACACGGCCGGAGCTGATAGTTTGGGGCCGCTGATCAAGGTGGCGAATACCTTGATCGAGAAGGAGCTTAACAACCGCGTCGCTTCGATGTTCGAAGGCTATAGCCTCACCGGGCCGCAGATTACGTTGATGGTTTATCTGCACGACGCGCACGGGCACGCCGTCACCCAGCGCGAGATTGCCGACCGGTTCGTGTTGAGCCATCCCACGATTCGGGGCATTGTCAAGCGGCTCGAAAGCGCTGGTCTTATCAAGACTTCGCAGCTGGAAAGCGACCGGCGGCAGATTCTGCTCGAGCTCAGCGACGCGGGGCAGCGGCTGATGGACCGGCGTGCCGATGATATCCATGCCGTGATGGGGCAGATTAACGCACGCATTACCGATGGCTTGAAAGGCTCCGAGCAGAAGATGTTGGTCAGCACGCTCAAGCGAATCATTGCGAACTTTTCGGCAGGGGCAGCGCAATGA
- a CDS encoding 2,3-butanediol dehydrogenase — protein MKAVRYYGKEHVQIDDIPEPTLKPGTIKIHPAFTGICGSDLHLYYDGEQNGGNSATEPHPLSGETLPVVFGHEFSGTVEAIADDVDTDLKVGDRVVVEPVMVCGECDACKSGNYNVCEKLGFIGINGGGGGMSEHIVVEAKRVFPVGDMPLDQAALIEPLSVAYHAVRRTDVKAGDTVVVGGAGPIGLLVGTVLKAKGAKVIISELSEVRKNKALESGAADIVVDPSKEDLNERVRKETNGKGADVAFDCAGVGVVVHQLLSCLKQEGKLEIVAVHVKPLEINVTNELTFAERDIQASLGYANDHEKVIKMVREKGVDLSPFITDKIKAEDIVKDGFEKLRNDGEHHVKILVEL, from the coding sequence ATGAAAGCTGTTCGTTATTACGGTAAGGAACACGTTCAGATCGACGATATCCCAGAACCGACGCTCAAACCCGGGACAATAAAGATTCATCCCGCTTTCACCGGAATCTGCGGATCCGACCTGCATCTCTATTACGACGGGGAGCAGAACGGCGGCAACTCAGCCACCGAACCGCACCCGCTCTCCGGCGAGACGCTTCCGGTCGTGTTCGGACACGAATTCTCCGGCACCGTCGAAGCCATCGCCGACGATGTCGACACCGACCTCAAGGTCGGCGACCGCGTGGTGGTGGAGCCGGTCATGGTCTGCGGCGAATGCGATGCCTGCAAGTCCGGAAACTACAACGTCTGCGAGAAGCTGGGCTTCATCGGCATCAACGGAGGCGGCGGCGGCATGAGCGAGCATATCGTCGTCGAAGCCAAGCGCGTCTTCCCCGTCGGCGACATGCCGCTCGACCAGGCCGCGCTCATCGAACCGCTTTCCGTGGCCTATCACGCCGTTCGCCGTACCGACGTCAAAGCAGGCGACACCGTGGTGGTCGGCGGTGCCGGACCGATCGGGCTGCTTGTCGGCACCGTGCTCAAGGCCAAGGGCGCCAAAGTCATTATTTCCGAGCTTTCCGAGGTCCGCAAGAACAAGGCCTTGGAATCCGGAGCCGCCGATATCGTCGTGGATCCGAGCAAGGAAGACCTCAACGAACGCGTACGCAAGGAGACGAACGGCAAGGGTGCCGATGTCGCCTTCGATTGCGCCGGCGTCGGCGTTGTGGTCCATCAGCTGCTTTCCTGCCTCAAGCAGGAAGGCAAACTGGAAATCGTCGCGGTCCATGTCAAGCCGCTCGAGATCAACGTCACCAACGAATTGACCTTTGCCGAGCGCGACATCCAGGCTTCACTGGGTTACGCCAATGATCACGAAAAGGTCATCAAGATGGTGCGCGAGAAGGGCGTCGATCTCTCGCCGTTCATCACCGACAAGATCAAGGCCGAGGACATCGTCAAGGACGGCTTTGAGAAACTGCGCAATGACGGCGAGCATCACGTCAAGATCCTCGTAGAACTCTAA
- a CDS encoding sugar phosphate nucleotidyltransferase — MPSRGFEDFYAIIPAGGTGSRLWPLSRGAKPKFLYDLMGSGRTLIQSTFDRLARLAGSERIVVSTGWRHVAAVEAQLPELKESNIFAEPVPRDSTAAIALATAILARRHGEHIVVGSFAADHVIRGDESFAEAVRQAVAAARAGYVTTIGIAASRPSTAFGYIHQGRSLAAEIPDAPSARLVERFVEKPDSATAQAYLSTGEYRWNAGMFVMRADVLLDHLREYKPDMYDAISHIADAYMAVDSDADSDEAASEAEIAAAKHAATKAGNGEDGEHADVIGAIGGDSNNSGDGDSPADSDGGNDAGAGNEATVDNEAIDEAMATYWPGIEKIAFDYAVAEPLSVAGGVAMVPGDFGWDDIGDFNSVAALLPSTGSRNIKILGDSDKVVSLDSAGDVVMPLTERTIALLGVNDMVVADTPDALLVAPRARSQEVKDLVAYLERVGYDDIL, encoded by the coding sequence ATGCCAAGCAGGGGTTTCGAGGACTTTTATGCCATCATTCCCGCCGGCGGCACCGGCTCAAGGCTCTGGCCGCTCAGTCGCGGGGCGAAGCCTAAGTTCCTGTACGATTTGATGGGCAGCGGACGCACGCTGATCCAGTCCACGTTCGATCGGCTTGCGCGGCTCGCCGGCTCCGAACGCATCGTGGTCAGCACAGGTTGGCGGCATGTCGCTGCGGTCGAGGCGCAACTGCCGGAGCTCAAGGAATCCAACATTTTCGCCGAGCCTGTGCCGCGCGACTCGACGGCGGCCATTGCGTTGGCCACGGCGATTTTGGCGCGGCGACACGGCGAGCATATCGTCGTAGGGTCGTTCGCAGCGGATCACGTTATTCGAGGCGATGAGTCTTTCGCCGAGGCGGTGCGTCAGGCGGTGGCGGCGGCGCGTGCCGGATACGTGACCACGATCGGCATTGCCGCCTCGCGGCCGTCCACGGCTTTCGGCTATATCCATCAAGGCCGTTCGTTGGCTGCCGAAATCCCGGATGCGCCAAGCGCGCGTCTGGTGGAGCGTTTCGTTGAAAAACCCGATTCAGCCACGGCCCAGGCCTACCTTTCCACCGGTGAATACCGTTGGAACGCCGGCATGTTCGTGATGCGCGCCGACGTGTTGCTCGACCATCTGCGCGAATACAAGCCAGACATGTATGATGCGATTTCGCATATCGCCGATGCTTATATGGCCGTCGATAGCGATGCTGATAGTGACGAGGCCGCCTCCGAGGCCGAAATCGCGGCAGCGAAGCATGCGGCGACCAAGGCGGGGAACGGCGAAGACGGAGAGCATGCGGATGTGATTGGTGCTATTGGCGGTGATAGCAACAATAGCGGTGATGGCGATAGTCCCGCTGACTCCGACGGCGGTAACGACGCTGGTGCTGGTAATGAGGCCACTGTCGACAACGAGGCGATCGATGAGGCGATGGCGACCTACTGGCCGGGCATCGAGAAGATCGCGTTCGATTACGCGGTGGCCGAGCCGTTGAGCGTGGCCGGAGGCGTGGCGATGGTTCCCGGAGATTTCGGCTGGGACGATATCGGCGACTTCAATTCCGTGGCAGCGCTCCTGCCCAGCACCGGAAGCCGCAACATCAAGATCCTGGGCGACAGCGACAAGGTCGTCAGCCTCGACAGCGCCGGCGACGTGGTGATGCCGCTGACCGAACGCACCATCGCGCTGCTCGGCGTCAACGACATGGTCGTCGCCGACACCCCCGATGCGCTGCTCGTCGCGCCGCGCGCCCGCAGCCAGGAGGTCAAGGATCTGGTCGCCTACCTCGAGCGGGTCGGCTACGACGATATCCTCTGA
- a CDS encoding YbaK/EbsC family protein — protein MASTQHNEVTMTQLDDGNNTFYQHRLERLGIAYRTIRHDPVTTMERSLEFDCLIAKNMLVRNKRDDTYFLLMTSPTARIDFKKLAQTLKTSRSSLNFASADELAAVLHTVSGLVSPLAVPESHVANLRLLVDTQLCHQPALGFHAGKNTETLVVSYTDLQKFCELLGYTITPIAL, from the coding sequence ATGGCTTCAACACAACATAACGAGGTGACGATGACGCAACTGGACGACGGCAACAACACGTTTTACCAACACCGGCTCGAACGACTGGGCATCGCCTATCGGACCATTCGCCACGACCCGGTGACCACCATGGAACGCAGCCTCGAATTCGACTGCCTCATCGCCAAGAACATGCTTGTCCGCAACAAAAGAGACGACACCTATTTCTTGCTGATGACCTCGCCCACGGCGCGAATCGATTTCAAAAAACTCGCGCAAACCCTGAAAACCAGCCGCAGCAGCCTGAATTTCGCAAGCGCCGACGAGCTTGCCGCCGTATTGCACACCGTCAGCGGGTTAGTCTCTCCGCTGGCCGTACCAGAAAGCCATGTCGCCAATCTGCGATTGCTGGTCGACACGCAACTGTGCCATCAGCCAGCGCTTGGTTTCCACGCCGGAAAAAATACCGAGACCTTGGTTGTCAGCTATACGGATCTGCAAAAATTCTGCGAGCTGCTTGGCTACACGATTACGCCAATCGCGCTCTGA
- a CDS encoding AEC family transporter produces the protein MSALIQPATLLLIIALGYLFKRSGILGAKDYRVVQVLEFDIVLPGVIIYSFATNPHKLNLLLLSGFSFCAATIPPLLIFLTTRHRPVSDRAFLMLNGGGFNVGCFCFPMVQAFLGPGALIPAAMFDIGNDIMVAAGTNVMTQNLLHIAPGKTLAEQNAGDAPVLPRIKATDRDARRLQRRALIRNVIKGFVSSPAFDTYILMLILMLFDFHFPTWIAQVSQPFSAANAFCSMVMVGMLTDLPASKRDLKSVGEVMAWRLPCAIIFALLAWYILPFSPLIRETAAMCCLAPTAIFSTMFTDKVLGNAKLAGFILCLTAVVGTIMMSVAHLLIHM, from the coding sequence ATGTCAGCACTCATTCAACCGGCGACACTGTTGCTCATCATCGCGCTTGGATACCTCTTCAAACGAAGCGGCATCTTAGGGGCGAAAGACTATCGCGTGGTGCAGGTGCTCGAATTCGATATCGTTCTGCCAGGTGTCATCATCTACTCCTTTGCCACCAATCCGCACAAACTCAACCTTCTGCTGCTTTCCGGCTTCTCGTTTTGCGCCGCGACGATTCCACCACTGCTGATTTTCCTCACCACCCGCCATCGTCCGGTGTCCGACCGCGCGTTTCTGATGCTCAACGGCGGCGGATTCAACGTCGGCTGCTTCTGCTTCCCGATGGTTCAGGCGTTTCTTGGCCCGGGCGCGCTGATACCCGCCGCGATGTTCGACATCGGCAATGACATCATGGTCGCCGCCGGCACGAACGTGATGACGCAGAACCTGCTGCACATCGCCCCCGGCAAGACGCTGGCCGAACAGAACGCCGGCGACGCACCCGTACTGCCGCGCATCAAAGCCACCGACCGCGATGCCCGCAGATTGCAGCGCCGTGCGCTGATTCGCAACGTCATCAAAGGTTTCGTCTCCTCTCCGGCGTTCGACACCTATATTCTGATGCTGATCCTGATGCTTTTCGACTTCCATTTCCCGACGTGGATCGCCCAGGTTTCGCAACCGTTTTCAGCGGCCAACGCGTTCTGTTCGATGGTGATGGTCGGTATGCTCACCGATCTGCCCGCCTCGAAGCGCGACCTCAAATCCGTCGGCGAGGTCATGGCCTGGCGCCTGCCGTGTGCCATTATTTTCGCGTTGCTGGCCTGGTATATCCTGCCGTTCAGCCCGCTGATCCGCGAGACCGCCGCCATGTGCTGCCTCGCACCGACGGCCATTTTCTCGACGATGTTCACCGACAAGGTACTCGGCAACGCCAAGCTCGCCGGCTTCATCCTCTGCCTGACCGCGGTGGTCGGCACGATCATGATGAGCGTGGCACACCTGCTGATTCACATGTAG